The nucleotide sequence ATACAATTACCCTTTGAACATGACTTTTTTTTCAACTTCTGAGAAGTTGGAAATAGGAGGGGTACCTTTTGTCAGCCATCATCCTAAGCCCAACCGGGGAGAGGCCTTGGAGTATTATCGTCGGGTGGCCATGACTTCTAACCTTAATGTCAAGCTCTACGAGGAAGTGATTAGTGCAGAAAAAGTGGAGCAAACTTTTGAAATAAATACTGCCAAGGGGCAATATCGTGCATCTAAGTTAATTGTGGCTACCGGATTTTATGATATTCCGTGTATGTTGGGAGTAGAGGGGGAGCAGTTGCCTAAAGTGCATCATTATTATAGAGAGCCTCACCCTTACTTTGGACAAAAGCTTGTAGTGATAGGTGCGGCCAATTCTGCGGTAGATGTTGCCTTGGAAACCTACCGTAAAGGTGCTGATGTGACTATGGTTGTTCGTGATCGGATGATCAGTGATCGGGTCAAGTATTGGGTAAAACCTGATATTGAAAACCGTATCAAGGAAGGTGCTGTCAAAGCTTACTTTAACTCTTCATTAATAAAAATTACTGAAAGGGAGGTGGAAATTCAAACACCCAACGGTATAGAAACGATCTCAAACGATTATGTTTTGGCTATGACTGGATATAAACCTGATTTTTCTTTGCTTAATCGTTTAGGAATTAATATTTTGGACAGCCAATACCAGGTGCCTGAATATGATCCAGTGACAATGGAAACTAATCAGGCAGGGCTGTATTTGGCTGGGGTTATATGTGGCGGATTGCAAACACATAAGTGGTTTATTGAAAATTCAAGGGTTCATGCTGAAATGATAATCAATCACATCAGAAAAGTAATGTGAAAATGATGATTATAGGTTATCCTTTTTTTTATTTGTTACGTATATTTTTAAAGTTTTATTACATATAAAAACTGTACAATTTTCTCAATAAATACGTTTGAGAAATACTGTATCTGGTTTAAAGCATTTTTAACACTAAAGCTACCACCATGGCAACAAAAACTTGGCTTAAAAATTATCCTAAAGGGGTTAGTGATGAAATTAATCCTGATAATAACGAATCAGTTCTCGAATTTTACGAAGACTGCATTGATAAATATAAAGATATGCCTGCCTATGTGAACATGGGCAAAACCTTGACCTTCCGTCAGGTAGATGAATATGCAACTTCTTTTGCGGCATATATCCAAAACAAAACCAACTTAAAGAAAGGCGACCGTATAGCCATTCAGATGCCTAACTTGCTGCAATTTCCGATAGCGATGTTTGGTGCTATTAAGGCGGGTTTGGTAGTGGTCAACACCAACCCTCTATATACTGAGCGGGAAATGGAACATCAGTTTAAAGATGCTAAAATTAAAGGTATTGTCATTTTGTCAAATTTTGCCAGTAAACTTGAGGCAATTAAGAAAAATACGGGAATAGAAACTGTTATTGTCGCAAATATTGGTGATATGCTTGGTTTTAAAGGGTATATCGTGAATTTTGTGGTTAAGAATATCAAAAAAATGGTGCCTCCTTACCACTTAGATGGTGCAATAAGCTTTAAAGAGGTGTTGAACCAGGGCAAGGGGCAAAGCTATTCCAGGCCAAAATTGACAGGTTCAGATATTTGTTATTTGCAATACACAGGGGGAACCACTGGTATTTCAAAAGGGGCTATGCTTACCCATAGAAATATTCTGGCCAACATGGAGCAGATTTACGAGTGGTTTAAACCGGTATTGAGGGATAAACAAGAAACTGTAATAACAGCGCTTCCATTGTACCACATTTTTGCATTAACCGCAAACTGTTTGGCAATGCTTAAATATGGGGCCAAAAATGTACTTATCACAAACCCTCGGGATATGCCAGCTTTTATAAAAGAGCTGAAAAAAACACCGTTTACACTGATGACCGGGGTTAATACATTGTTTAATGGCCTTCTGAATCAACCTGATTTTCATAATGTAGACTTTTCTAATTTTAAACTTGCCGTAGGTGGTGGTATGGCAGTTCAAAAAGCTGTTGCAGAAAGGTGGGAAAAGGTAACAGGAACAAAATTAGCGGAAGGCTATGGACTTACGGAAACTTCCCCTGTGGTAGCTTGTAACCCTGTAGATGGAACAATGAAAATCGGCTCTATTGGTTTGCCGCTGCCATCTACCGAGTTGAAAATTATGGATGATGATGGAAACGAAGTGCCGGTCAATGAGCCGGGAGAAATTTGGGTCAAAGGACCTCAGGTAATGGCTGGGTATTGGGAGAAACCTGAAGATACTAAGAATGTTATGGAAGGAGAGTGGCTGAAAACCGGGGATGTGGGCACTGTAAATGAAGAAGGGTTCTTCCGGATTGTCGACAGAAAAAAGGAGATGATTTTAGTATCAGGGTTCAATGTATATCCAAATGAAGTAGAAGATGTAATTGGCCAGCATCCTAAAGTTTTGGAAGTAGGGGTAAAGGGCATGCCTGATGAAAAAACTACGGAAGCTGTAAAGGCTTTTGTGGTAAAGAAAGATCCATCTTTGACAGCAGATGAACTTAAAGCGCATTGTAAGAAAAGCCTCACTAGTTATAAAGTGCCTAAGGAAATTGTATTCCGGGATGAATTACCTAAATCCAATGTTGGTAAAATCCTCAGGCGCTTAATGGAATAAGCTTTCAAGAACTTTAAGCCTCTTAACGGAGGCTTTTTTTTTGCCCTGTCTGTTTTACAACTTAAATAACGTCGGTATGAAAACTGTTTATTGGGTAAAAGGTCATGGAATGCCTGTAATTTTTATTCATGGGGCATTTGTAGATTCTTCTATGTGGGATAGGCAAGTAAGTTACTTTTCTAAGAATTATAAAGTTATTACCTATGATTTGAGGGGGCATGGAAAAACGCAAGGGAAGGCAGGTGAATATTCTTTTGACGCTTATGTGCAGGATCTGGATAGTTTGATAGACAAAACTTGCGCTGGCCAAAAACCGGTAATCTGTGGATTGTCTTTAGGAGGGATGATTGCTCAAGCTTATGCCGCAAGGTATTCGGACAAAATTAGTGGACTAATTGTCGCAGACTCTGCTGTTACCCTGACACTAACATGGTGGGATCGGATAATGAAGCTGCTATTCCCTGAATGGGTCATGGTTTTGTCTTTACGGATGACAGGGGTCAAGTCATTTAGCCGTTTATCCTTTTTTCTGGGCAAAATTACCCGTGGAAGAAAGTGGTTAGGCAAAGAGCATACCTATAAATACATTAACAAACAGATGTTAATGCAAGAAAAAGAAGCATGGATCAATACTTACCGGGTAATTTACGCTTTCCGAAAGCAGAAACTGTTTAATATAAGCGTGCCGACATTGGTGATAATAGGGGAGTATGAACCTGCTTCTTTGTATAAGCATGCAGAGGTGTTGAAACGTGAAATAAAGGATTGCCAAGTGCAGGTGATTTATGACAGTGGCCATATACCTTGCCTGGATCAGCCCGACCATTTCAATAAGGTGGTTGAGATTTTTTGTGAAAAAATACACAAATAAGTAAGGCTATGTTTTTCTTTTGGTGTGTATGTTCTGGTAGGACGAGGCTTTATGTCTTAAATTTGATAAAATTGTTATCGTTAATTTTAAGCCTGAAAGCACTTGCAGTATTTGCTGGGAGTATGGAAGGGTAATTAGCTATAAATGCTCTAAACCTTATTTTGTAGGTAAAACCATGTTTTGGTTCGGTGGTATAGGTGAATGAGACAGTTATATATTACATGATTTCTGTCATAGGAAAATTAATATTTCCATTTTTTACCCTAAAAAAACATGTAAAAGTTCTGTTTTCGTTTTAAAAGCTTCTTATATTAGAGGTTCCTTTTCCAAGTTACTTTACAATATATCCTAGGATTAGGAAGTTTTGAATTAAATTATTTGAGCCTATAAGGTCATTAACCACAAGTAAATTTTAGGATGAACAGAAAACTTATTGAATTAACTCCCCAGCAGATTAAAGTTATTGCCGAGG is from Cytophagaceae bacterium ABcell3 and encodes:
- a CDS encoding YpdA family putative bacillithiol disulfide reductase, translated to MGFQYVDVFIIGAGPIGLACGIEASKAGLSYVVVDKGCLVNSLYNYPLNMTFFSTSEKLEIGGVPFVSHHPKPNRGEALEYYRRVAMTSNLNVKLYEEVISAEKVEQTFEINTAKGQYRASKLIVATGFYDIPCMLGVEGEQLPKVHHYYREPHPYFGQKLVVIGAANSAVDVALETYRKGADVTMVVRDRMISDRVKYWVKPDIENRIKEGAVKAYFNSSLIKITEREVEIQTPNGIETISNDYVLAMTGYKPDFSLLNRLGINILDSQYQVPEYDPVTMETNQAGLYLAGVICGGLQTHKWFIENSRVHAEMIINHIRKVM
- a CDS encoding AMP-binding protein, which encodes MATKTWLKNYPKGVSDEINPDNNESVLEFYEDCIDKYKDMPAYVNMGKTLTFRQVDEYATSFAAYIQNKTNLKKGDRIAIQMPNLLQFPIAMFGAIKAGLVVVNTNPLYTEREMEHQFKDAKIKGIVILSNFASKLEAIKKNTGIETVIVANIGDMLGFKGYIVNFVVKNIKKMVPPYHLDGAISFKEVLNQGKGQSYSRPKLTGSDICYLQYTGGTTGISKGAMLTHRNILANMEQIYEWFKPVLRDKQETVITALPLYHIFALTANCLAMLKYGAKNVLITNPRDMPAFIKELKKTPFTLMTGVNTLFNGLLNQPDFHNVDFSNFKLAVGGGMAVQKAVAERWEKVTGTKLAEGYGLTETSPVVACNPVDGTMKIGSIGLPLPSTELKIMDDDGNEVPVNEPGEIWVKGPQVMAGYWEKPEDTKNVMEGEWLKTGDVGTVNEEGFFRIVDRKKEMILVSGFNVYPNEVEDVIGQHPKVLEVGVKGMPDEKTTEAVKAFVVKKDPSLTADELKAHCKKSLTSYKVPKEIVFRDELPKSNVGKILRRLME
- a CDS encoding alpha/beta hydrolase encodes the protein MKTVYWVKGHGMPVIFIHGAFVDSSMWDRQVSYFSKNYKVITYDLRGHGKTQGKAGEYSFDAYVQDLDSLIDKTCAGQKPVICGLSLGGMIAQAYAARYSDKISGLIVADSAVTLTLTWWDRIMKLLFPEWVMVLSLRMTGVKSFSRLSFFLGKITRGRKWLGKEHTYKYINKQMLMQEKEAWINTYRVIYAFRKQKLFNISVPTLVIIGEYEPASLYKHAEVLKREIKDCQVQVIYDSGHIPCLDQPDHFNKVVEIFCEKIHK